From the genome of Zalophus californianus isolate mZalCal1 chromosome 6, mZalCal1.pri.v2, whole genome shotgun sequence, one region includes:
- the LOC118357076 gene encoding 60S ribosomal protein L32-like, with protein sequence MEAASNEDRPPLTKPKIIKKRTKKLIQHQSDPYVKIKHHWQKPKGIDNRVHRRFEGQILMPNTGYRSNKETEHMPPSGFQKFLVHSIKELEVLLVCNKSYCTEIAHSVSPKNHRTTVERAAQLAIRVSKPNARLCSKKK encoded by the exons ATGGAAGCTGCAAGTAATGAGGACCGACC ACCTCTGACGAAGcccaagatcattaaaaaaaggaCCAAGAAGCTCATCCAGCACCAGTCAGACCCATATGTCAAAATTAAGCACCACTGGCAGAAACCCAAAGGCATTGACAATAGGGTACATAGAAGATTCGAGGGCCAGATCTTGATGCCCAACACTGGTTACAGGAGCAACAAGGAAACAGAGCACATGCCTCCCAGTGGTTTCCAGAAGTTCCTAGTCCACAGCATCAAGGAGCTTGAAGTGCTGCTGGTGTGCAACAAATCTTACTGTACAGAGATTGCTCACAGTGTCTCCCCCAAGAACCACAGAACCACTGTAGAAAGAGCAGCCCAGCTGGCCATCAGAGTCAGCAAGCCCAATGCCAGGCTGtgcagcaaaaaaaaatga
- the LOC118357077 gene encoding translation initiation factor IF-2-like has product MCCCCRPEAATLGRREAAGAGPRDRAPPSPARPGRPGAHPAVCPPAARCPPPGGGSCVRASPAPYARFPRGRVAAAPGAPGSRDPPARRRDLPTLTAPGGCQCVFRLGSPTPKAPTLRGSPTSERHPRPRRAPHVPPRMLQDPAERADPRSPSRGEGQRPGRGRRRTSEVTPSCSAAAAPSLTPPAPGGQPSRDPCAELATPTLRRGRVWDVQPGRRGPGARGGEAGGSGPVNTSCGIRDQNVPRRRPPARGAAVAAAAEQLNGAGTGAAPPLPPPPGAERSAGRGPAAEGARRHLHRPASARRARPPGRPPPEPGGAGARGERVRGRARAARSARGPRRRRDAAGTLLRPLPGSHSSPWAGRQAWCQEPGLPTPPPPAGALGRGGRGLASQRGAPRLSRSREEGCRRPPPPRACSRPLPGRTPPLLGLAQRPHGGVPGAAGSCPRASGARGRCGPKWSAGGASRPGTGSHFVGAGLV; this is encoded by the coding sequence ATGTGCTGCTGTTGCCGACCTGAGGCGGCGACTCTGGGCCGAAGGGAGGCGGCCGGTGCCGGGCCCCGGGACCGCGCGCCCCCCTCGCCGGCTCGCCCCGGCCGCCCCGGCGCACACCCCGCGGTCTGCCCGCCCGCTGCCCGCTGCCCGCCGCCCGGCGGTGGCTCCTGCGTCCGCGCGTCCCCGGCACCGTACGCTCGCTTTCCCCGCGGGCGCGTCGCCGCGGCCCCTGGCGCTCCAGGCTCCCGAGACCCACCGGCCAGGCGGCGGGACCTTCCGACGCTCACTGCTCCTGGCGGCTGTCAGTGCGTTTTCCGCCTGGGAAGCCCAACCCCGAAAGCCCCCACTCTCCGGGGTTCCCCCACAAGTGAGAGACACCCCCGCCCGCGGAGAGCCCCGCACGTCCCTCCCCGAATGCTCCAGGACCCCGCGGAGCGTGCGGACCCGAGGTCTCCGAGCCGCGGCGAGGGTCAGCGCCCGGGTCGTGGAAGACGCCGGACCAGCGAAGTAACCCCCTCCTGCTCGGCGGCCGCTGCCCCGAGTCTtactccccccgccccggggggcCAGCCTTCCCGCGACCCCTGCGCGGAGCTCGCGACACCCACCTTGCGCCGTGGACGCGTCTGGGACGTGCAGCCCGGGCGGCGCGGGCCCGGCGCGCGCGGCGGAGAGGCGGGCGGGAGCGGCCCCGTCAACACCTCGTGCGGAATCCGGGACCAGAACGTTCCCCGACGCCGGCCTCCAGCCCGCGGCGCCGCAGTCGCTGCCGCCGCCGAGCAGTTAAATGGGGCTGGGACGGGGGCCGCCCCGCCTCTCCCGCCCCCTCCGGGCGCGGAGCGCAGCGCTGGCAGGGGCCCAGCGGCGGAGGGCGCGCGCCGCCACCTGCACCGCCCGGCAAGTGCACGGCGCGCCCGGCCGCCCGGCCGCCCTCCGCCCGAGCCGGGGGGCGCCGGGGCACGAGGGGAGCGCGTGAGGGGCCGGGCCCGGGCCGCTCGGAGCGCGCGGGGGCCTCGGCGACGGCGAGACGCGGCTGGAACGCTCCTCCGCCCGCTTCCTGGAAGCCACTCCTCGCCCTGGGCCGGCCGCCAGGCGTGGTGCCAAGAGCCGGGATTGCCGACGCCGCCACCGCCGGCAGGCGCGCTGGGGAGAGGCGGCCGCGGCCTCGCGAGCCAGCGCGGGGCGCCCCGCCTCAGTCGGAGCCGGGAGGAGGGCTGCCgtcgccccccgccgccccgagCCTGCAGCCGCCCCCTCCCGGGCCGGACGCCGCCGCTGCTCGGGCTGGCCCAGCGGCCACACGGAGGGGTGCCCGGAGCCGCCGGTTCGTGCCCGCGGGCCTCAGGCGCCCGCGGCCGGTGCGGACCTAAGTGGAGTGCAGGGGGCGCCTCCAGGCCGGGTACCGGCAGCCACTTCGTGGGAGCTGGGCTTGTTTGA